One genomic region from Croceicoccus sp. YJ47 encodes:
- a CDS encoding alpha/beta hydrolase — translation MYPPKREIEAPGPQGMLHGTFQNVSKNDAPVVLIVPGSGPTDRDGNSPAGIKAASYSGLAFWLMIRGIASVRIDKRGMFASADAIADPNAVTMGDYANDVHAWTKAIVEKTGAPCVWVMGHSEGGTVALLAAANAEGEAARNICGVITLAAPGRPLGTIMREQLRANPANAPILDDALGAIATLEEGRRVDTGGFHPALAALFAPAVQGFLIDSFAIDPPALIAEISKPVLIVQGEEDIQVTPRDARLLHAAKPDATLALLPGVNHVLKDVPPGDRAANMASYANPSLPNARGVVDAITGFVMQHR, via the coding sequence GTGTACCCCCCCAAACGCGAGATCGAAGCGCCGGGGCCGCAAGGGATGCTGCACGGAACGTTCCAGAACGTCAGCAAGAATGACGCGCCCGTTGTATTGATCGTGCCGGGATCCGGCCCGACCGACAGGGATGGCAACAGCCCCGCCGGGATCAAGGCCGCGAGCTATAGCGGGCTCGCCTTCTGGCTGATGATAAGGGGCATCGCCAGCGTGCGCATCGACAAGCGCGGCATGTTCGCAAGCGCCGACGCCATCGCCGATCCCAACGCCGTCACCATGGGTGATTATGCCAACGATGTGCATGCCTGGACAAAGGCGATCGTGGAGAAAACGGGTGCGCCTTGCGTCTGGGTGATGGGCCATAGCGAGGGCGGCACGGTCGCGCTTCTCGCGGCCGCGAATGCGGAGGGTGAGGCGGCGCGCAACATCTGCGGCGTCATCACGCTCGCGGCACCGGGTCGGCCACTGGGCACGATCATGCGCGAACAATTGCGGGCCAACCCGGCCAATGCCCCGATACTGGACGATGCGCTGGGCGCGATTGCCACGCTGGAGGAGGGCCGCCGCGTCGATACCGGCGGTTTCCATCCGGCGCTCGCCGCCCTGTTTGCCCCTGCGGTGCAGGGGTTCCTCATCGACAGCTTCGCCATCGATCCCCCGGCGCTCATCGCAGAGATTTCGAAACCCGTCCTCATCGTGCAGGGCGAAGAGGATATTCAGGTCACGCCCCGCGATGCCCGGTTGCTGCACGCGGCAAAGCCCGATGCGACCCTCGCGCTGCTGCCGGGGGTGAACCATGTGTTGAAAGACGTGCCGCCGGGGGATCGTGCCGCGAACATGGCAAGCTATGCCAATCCCTCCTTGCCGAATGCGCGCGGCGTGGTCGATGCGATTACCGGCTTTGTGATGCAGCACCGCTGA
- a CDS encoding response regulator transcription factor — protein sequence MDVVNIFTTAAHTAATGDFVHGSQRFVFDHLGCDGPQRLVEGPVWAFIDWVMPEMSGLEMCRRLRSDPRMDHAHVTMILEQDDAGDRRRALRAGADDYMIGPVDRNDLLDRVLALQSRRQNYHAANIVERGDLVIDLGALQARWDGTPVDLRPNEFRLLRYFAENPNRVFSRAQLIGGLGKQEPPIDERTVDVWVGRLRRALKCAGAGDPLRTVRSMGYVFDMP from the coding sequence ATGGACGTAGTCAATATCTTCACGACAGCGGCGCACACCGCTGCAACGGGCGACTTCGTGCATGGCTCGCAGCGGTTCGTTTTCGACCATCTGGGCTGCGACGGGCCGCAGCGCCTTGTCGAAGGACCGGTCTGGGCTTTCATCGACTGGGTCATGCCGGAAATGTCGGGGCTGGAAATGTGCCGGCGCCTGCGTTCCGATCCGCGCATGGACCATGCCCACGTGACGATGATCCTCGAACAGGACGATGCCGGCGACAGGCGGCGCGCCCTTCGCGCGGGGGCCGACGATTACATGATCGGACCGGTCGACCGCAACGATCTGCTCGACCGCGTGCTCGCGCTCCAGTCGCGGCGACAGAATTACCATGCGGCCAATATCGTCGAGCGGGGCGATCTGGTCATCGACCTCGGCGCGTTGCAGGCCCGGTGGGATGGGACACCCGTCGACCTCAGGCCGAACGAATTTCGCCTGCTGCGCTACTTTGCCGAAAACCCCAATCGCGTGTTTTCCCGCGCGCAGCTGATCGGCGGGTTGGGAAAGCAGGAACCGCCGATCGACGAACGCACCGTCGATGTATGGGTGGGACGCCTGCGCCGCGCGCTCAAATGCGCGGGGGCTGGCGATCCCTTGCGCACGGTGCGGTCGATGGGTTACGTCTTCGACATGCCATGA
- a CDS encoding TonB-dependent receptor domain-containing protein, translated as MSTGFQPSGRRLAGLLLLSSAMVLPGAALAQGTGGPPSTGESAIPPRPSADNDLTDQVQGVDGEPIEDGLDQSDISIPGGGGAIVVTGRRIRDVSRASTQVLSVLSAEQIARTGEGNIAGALSRVTGLSIVGNGNVFVRGLGDRYSLALLNGLPLPSPQPLSRVVPLDIFPTNIVASSLVQKTYSANFPGEFGGGVINLTTRAVPTESFLRIGGGVSGDTQTTGNDGYSYYGSDIDAFGFDDGTRDAPPALQDFFDSGARLSDLGVDQAAIAKQLGNPDLVVAQRLGNLPVNFSGSITGGTGFDVFSDGRLGVIATASLSNSWRNRAIISQTAVNADLDLNTDFRDYTTDNRIVVNGLLGFGLELGEHSFRWTNLYIRDTLKQTQISVGDEFQSGFSKQIQNNGWFERQLLDTQFVGEMEFGPLEIDLRGGYAQTQREAPYEYSFEYVRTNEPNDPFGDLFVNVLDRQRGAASVTFSELKEDLYYGGLDFGYELSDWLRASVGYAYTDTDRYSERREFLFNASTDFPDGVGALRPDLLLGDAIIDYFDIGLIESTQADPAFDAGLTIHAGYGQLRVNPLDRVNLDIGVRYEDADQSVNPVELFATPTNSGSSTALANDYFLPAATLTFEASDDLQLRVAASKTIARPQFRELIFQTYYDPDTNRQFNGNPFLIDSELINAEARAEYYLGGGDRVSIAGFYKDIDNPIEAYSSFSDNAQVTSFANAPKATLYGAEVDLQYSKDLFGLGEAFATKRAVIVANYTYTKSEIKVGEGDVTQVFPRGGQPASNYFRDGAALTGQSDHLANLQLGLEDIDRLQQFTLLFSYASKRVTSRGTNALPDILENPGLSVDFVAREEADFMGVPVQLKFEARNITGRDHFEYQSNGQNRIEINTYEVGRSFALSASVEF; from the coding sequence ATGTCCACCGGCTTTCAGCCTTCCGGCAGGCGGCTCGCAGGGCTGCTGCTGCTTTCATCCGCGATGGTCCTGCCCGGCGCCGCGCTGGCCCAGGGCACCGGCGGACCGCCCAGCACCGGAGAAAGCGCCATCCCGCCGCGCCCGTCCGCGGACAACGACCTCACCGATCAGGTGCAGGGCGTCGACGGCGAACCGATCGAGGATGGCCTTGATCAATCCGACATTTCCATTCCCGGTGGCGGCGGCGCGATCGTCGTGACCGGCCGCCGCATCCGCGACGTGTCGCGCGCCAGCACGCAGGTGCTCTCCGTCCTGTCGGCAGAACAGATCGCCCGCACGGGTGAGGGCAACATCGCCGGCGCGCTCAGCCGCGTGACCGGGCTTTCCATCGTGGGCAACGGCAATGTGTTCGTGCGCGGGCTCGGCGATCGCTATTCGCTGGCGCTGCTCAACGGCTTGCCCCTGCCCAGTCCGCAGCCGTTGAGCCGCGTGGTCCCGCTCGACATTTTTCCGACCAATATCGTCGCCTCGTCCCTGGTGCAGAAAACCTATTCGGCGAACTTTCCCGGCGAATTCGGCGGCGGCGTCATCAACCTCACCACCCGCGCGGTGCCGACCGAAAGCTTTCTGCGCATCGGCGGCGGCGTCAGCGGCGACACGCAGACGACCGGCAATGACGGGTACAGCTATTACGGCTCCGACATCGACGCCTTTGGCTTCGACGACGGCACGCGCGACGCGCCGCCCGCGTTGCAGGATTTCTTCGACAGCGGCGCGCGCCTGTCCGACCTCGGCGTGGATCAGGCGGCCATCGCGAAGCAACTCGGCAACCCCGATCTCGTCGTGGCGCAGCGCCTCGGCAATCTGCCGGTGAACTTCTCCGGCTCGATCACCGGCGGCACCGGTTTCGACGTGTTTTCGGATGGCAGGCTCGGCGTGATCGCGACCGCCTCGCTCAGCAATAGCTGGCGCAACCGGGCGATCATTTCGCAGACGGCGGTGAATGCCGACCTCGATCTCAACACCGATTTTCGCGATTACACGACCGACAACCGCATTGTCGTGAACGGGTTGCTCGGTTTCGGGCTGGAGCTTGGCGAGCATAGCTTCCGCTGGACCAATCTTTATATCCGCGACACGCTGAAACAGACGCAGATTTCGGTCGGCGACGAGTTTCAGTCCGGCTTTTCCAAGCAGATTCAGAACAATGGCTGGTTCGAGCGGCAATTGCTCGACACGCAATTCGTGGGCGAGATGGAGTTCGGACCTCTCGAAATCGACCTGCGCGGCGGCTATGCGCAGACGCAGCGCGAGGCGCCGTACGAATACAGCTTCGAATATGTCCGCACGAACGAACCGAACGATCCGTTCGGCGATCTGTTCGTCAACGTGCTCGACCGGCAGCGCGGCGCGGCGTCCGTCACCTTCTCCGAATTGAAAGAGGACCTTTACTACGGCGGCCTCGATTTCGGGTATGAATTGTCGGACTGGCTGCGGGCGAGCGTCGGCTATGCCTATACCGATACGGACCGCTATTCCGAGCGGCGCGAATTCCTGTTCAACGCCTCGACCGATTTTCCCGATGGCGTCGGCGCGCTGCGGCCCGATCTGTTGCTCGGCGATGCGATCATCGATTATTTCGACATCGGCCTCATCGAAAGCACGCAGGCCGATCCCGCCTTCGATGCCGGACTCACCATCCATGCGGGATATGGGCAATTGCGGGTCAATCCGCTCGACCGCGTGAACCTCGACATCGGCGTGCGGTATGAAGACGCGGATCAGAGCGTGAACCCGGTCGAGCTGTTTGCCACGCCGACCAATTCGGGCAGCAGCACCGCGCTCGCCAATGATTATTTCCTCCCCGCCGCGACCCTCACGTTCGAGGCCAGCGACGATTTGCAATTGCGCGTAGCGGCGTCGAAGACCATCGCCCGGCCGCAATTTCGCGAGCTGATCTTTCAGACTTACTACGATCCCGACACCAACCGGCAGTTCAACGGCAACCCGTTCCTGATCGACAGCGAACTGATCAATGCCGAGGCGCGCGCGGAATATTACCTCGGCGGCGGCGACCGGGTTTCGATCGCCGGTTTCTACAAGGATATCGACAACCCGATCGAGGCCTATTCCAGCTTTTCCGACAATGCGCAGGTGACCAGCTTCGCCAATGCGCCCAAGGCCACGCTCTATGGCGCAGAGGTCGATCTGCAATATAGCAAGGACCTGTTCGGCCTGGGCGAAGCGTTCGCGACGAAGCGCGCGGTGATCGTCGCCAACTACACCTATACGAAGTCCGAAATCAAAGTCGGCGAGGGCGACGTGACGCAGGTATTCCCGCGCGGCGGGCAGCCGGCGTCGAACTATTTCCGCGATGGCGCGGCGCTCACCGGACAGTCCGATCATCTCGCCAATCTGCAACTCGGGCTGGAGGACATCGACAGGTTGCAGCAATTCACGCTGCTCTTTTCCTATGCCAGCAAGCGCGTGACGAGCCGCGGTACGAATGCGCTTCCCGACATCCTCGAAAATCCGGGGTTGAGCGTGGATTTCGTCGCGCGCGAGGAAGCGGATTTCATGGGCGTGCCGGTGCAATTGAAATTCGAAGCGCGCAATATTACCGGGCGCGACCATTTCGAATATCAGTCGAACGGCCAAAACCGGATAGAGATCAACACTTACGAGGTCGGGCGCAGCTTCGCACTGAGTGCGTCGGTCGAATTCTGA
- a CDS encoding TrbC/VirB2 family protein: protein MLTRPVARLIAALAFALPGTAMAQGADPQGSGPIVSALAWLQGTMLGNVATAVAVMAVAAVGFMMLTGRMNWKFGGTVILGCFILFGAASIVSGIQSTAAVG from the coding sequence ATGCTCACCCGCCCCGTCGCACGGCTCATCGCCGCGCTCGCGTTCGCCCTTCCCGGCACGGCAATGGCGCAAGGTGCCGATCCGCAGGGGTCCGGTCCCATCGTGTCCGCGCTCGCCTGGCTTCAGGGGACGATGCTCGGCAATGTCGCGACGGCGGTCGCGGTGATGGCGGTTGCGGCGGTCGGCTTCATGATGCTGACGGGGCGGATGAACTGGAAATTCGGCGGCACCGTCATTCTCGGCTGCTTCATCCTGTTCGGCGCGGCTTCGATCGTCTCGGGCATTCAATCGACCGCGGCGGTCGGTTGA
- a CDS encoding type IV secretion system protein VirB3, producing the protein MTALSRHPVHRALTRPQMFGGVTYNFFVINAAVTTELFLITGSFLALPAALAIHGVGYFACLREPRVFDLWLTKVSRCPRVKNWKRWGCNSYAA; encoded by the coding sequence ATGACGGCACTGTCCCGCCATCCGGTGCATCGCGCATTGACGCGGCCGCAGATGTTTGGCGGCGTGACGTATAATTTCTTCGTCATCAATGCCGCCGTCACGACCGAGCTGTTCCTGATCACCGGGAGCTTTCTCGCCCTGCCGGCGGCGCTGGCGATACACGGGGTCGGCTATTTCGCGTGTCTTCGCGAACCGCGCGTGTTCGATCTCTGGCTGACGAAGGTGAGCCGGTGCCCGCGGGTGAAGAACTGGAAACGCTGGGGCTGCAACAGCTACGCCGCCTGA
- a CDS encoding VirB4 family type IV secretion/conjugal transfer ATPase, which yields MAKQRKWIGAAGWSEKEAPAGDRLPYARQVDEHCVMLRDGSLMMAMQVPGLLFETEDSDALNAHAAAREVMLRSVLDARFVLYHHVVRRRVSVDLDAEFADPLSAHIDARWRERLADGSLFVNDQFVTLIRRPARGKAGLAEKAARMLRRRRSEVEADPKDLRALRAAITGMAASLSAYGARLLGDYDAGEGRVNSEILELLSAVYNGEMRPVRRPAEDTDIGHMLPYRRVSFGLDAMELRGGGGSDFAAMLSLKDYPDATSPGLLDGLLRLPCEMVVTESYAPTERQTARERMDLALRRLRSADEEAAAERAEMLSARDALGAGATGFGDHHLTVLIRAGGLSALDDMTAAAAAALADTGAIAVREDVNLEPAFWGQFPGNEGYLVRRAMISTANMAGFGSLHGFAVGQADGNHWGDAVTLLQTTSATPFFFNFHNGDLGNFSVIGPSGSGKTVVMNFLAAQAQKFEPRTILFDKDRGAEVFVRGIGGRYDRISSGERTGFNPLSLPDTAGNRAFLRDWLGLMLKAEGPEELATIAHAVDAAYANDARLRRLRHFRELLSGARRPMPGDLADRLSPWIEDGEHGWLFDNDVDRLDLTNRVLGFDMTALLENPRLRTPVMMYLFHRIEERLDGQPTMILIDEGWKALDDEVFAARIRDWLKTLRKRNALVGFATQSARDALDSRISTALVEQTATMIFMPNSRARAEDYCDGFGLTEHELALIKGLPAHSRCFLVRQPDASVVVRLDLSGAPEVLTVLSGRESIVRNLDRIRASVGDDPAHWYPQLTGQPWPGGSADDFALWNAAE from the coding sequence ATGGCAAAGCAACGCAAATGGATCGGCGCCGCCGGGTGGAGCGAGAAGGAAGCCCCCGCGGGCGACCGGCTGCCCTATGCGCGGCAGGTGGACGAACATTGCGTGATGCTGCGCGATGGGTCGCTGATGATGGCGATGCAGGTGCCCGGCCTGCTGTTCGAAACCGAGGATAGCGACGCGCTGAACGCCCATGCCGCCGCGCGTGAGGTCATGTTGCGTTCCGTGCTCGATGCGCGTTTCGTGCTCTATCACCATGTCGTGCGGCGACGGGTGTCGGTCGATCTCGATGCCGAGTTCGCCGATCCGCTGTCGGCCCATATCGACGCGCGCTGGCGCGAACGGCTCGCCGATGGATCGCTGTTCGTGAACGATCAGTTCGTCACACTGATCCGCCGGCCTGCGCGGGGCAAGGCGGGGCTGGCGGAAAAGGCCGCCCGGATGCTGCGCCGCCGCCGGAGCGAGGTGGAGGCGGATCCCAAGGATCTGCGCGCCCTTCGCGCCGCGATCACCGGCATGGCCGCATCGCTCAGCGCCTATGGCGCGCGCCTTCTCGGCGATTATGACGCTGGCGAGGGCCGCGTGAACAGCGAGATCCTCGAATTGTTGAGCGCGGTCTATAATGGCGAAATGCGCCCGGTGCGCCGCCCGGCGGAGGATACCGACATCGGCCACATGCTGCCCTATCGCCGGGTCAGCTTCGGGCTCGACGCGATGGAACTGCGCGGCGGCGGGGGCAGCGATTTTGCCGCGATGCTTTCGCTCAAAGATTATCCCGACGCGACATCGCCCGGCCTGCTCGACGGGCTTCTCCGCCTCCCATGCGAGATGGTCGTGACAGAAAGCTACGCCCCGACGGAGCGTCAGACCGCGCGCGAACGTATGGATCTCGCCCTGCGCCGCCTGCGCAGCGCGGACGAGGAAGCCGCCGCCGAACGGGCCGAGATGCTGTCCGCGCGCGACGCGCTGGGCGCAGGGGCGACGGGGTTTGGCGACCATCACCTCACCGTGCTGATCCGGGCCGGCGGGCTTTCCGCGCTCGACGACATGACCGCCGCCGCCGCCGCCGCGCTTGCTGACACGGGCGCCATCGCGGTCCGGGAGGACGTGAACCTGGAACCGGCCTTCTGGGGGCAGTTTCCCGGCAATGAAGGCTATCTCGTGCGCCGGGCGATGATCTCGACCGCGAACATGGCGGGGTTTGGCTCGCTCCATGGCTTTGCGGTGGGTCAGGCCGACGGCAACCATTGGGGCGATGCCGTCACCTTGTTGCAGACGACGAGCGCGACGCCGTTCTTCTTCAATTTCCACAATGGCGACCTCGGCAATTTTTCCGTCATTGGCCCGTCGGGTTCGGGCAAGACGGTGGTGATGAATTTCCTCGCGGCGCAGGCGCAGAAGTTCGAGCCCCGAACCATCCTGTTCGACAAGGATCGCGGCGCGGAGGTGTTCGTGCGCGGCATTGGCGGGCGCTACGACCGCATTTCTTCGGGTGAGCGGACCGGGTTCAACCCGCTCTCCCTGCCCGATACGGCGGGCAATCGCGCGTTTCTGCGCGACTGGCTCGGCCTCATGCTCAAGGCCGAGGGACCGGAGGAGCTTGCCACCATCGCGCACGCGGTCGATGCCGCCTATGCCAATGATGCACGCCTGCGCCGTCTGCGCCATTTCCGCGAGCTTTTGTCGGGCGCGCGCCGTCCGATGCCGGGCGATCTGGCCGACCGGCTGTCCCCATGGATCGAGGATGGCGAGCATGGCTGGCTTTTCGATAACGATGTCGACCGGCTCGACCTTACGAACCGGGTGCTGGGTTTCGACATGACGGCGCTGCTCGAAAATCCGCGCCTGCGTACGCCGGTGATGATGTATCTGTTTCACAGGATCGAGGAACGGCTCGACGGGCAACCGACGATGATCCTCATCGACGAAGGGTGGAAGGCGCTCGACGATGAAGTGTTCGCCGCGCGCATCCGCGACTGGCTGAAAACGCTGCGCAAACGCAACGCATTGGTCGGTTTCGCGACGCAGAGCGCGCGCGACGCACTCGACAGCCGGATTTCCACCGCGCTGGTCGAACAGACCGCGACGATGATCTTCATGCCCAATTCGCGCGCGCGGGCGGAGGATTATTGCGACGGCTTCGGCCTGACCGAACACGAGCTTGCCTTGATCAAGGGATTGCCCGCCCATTCGCGCTGCTTCCTCGTGCGGCAACCCGATGCCTCGGTCGTGGTGCGGCTCGACCTTTCGGGGGCGCCGGAGGTGTTGACCGTGCTCTCGGGCCGGGAAAGCATCGTGCGCAATCTCGACCGTATCCGCGCATCGGTCGGCGACGATCCGGCGCACTGGTACCCGCAATTGACGGGACAGCCGTGGCCGGGCGGAAGCGCCGATGATTTCGCACTGTGGAACGCGGCGGAATGA
- a CDS encoding type IV secretion system protein, producing the protein MNGCATELDNVGNGIAAALRGVDCLAADATQAAFGRLFGAGGALVPALTILLTLFVALFAFGLLTGRSRIGVAALTPRMMTLGLVLTFATSWVAYQSVVWTLATGAADQIASIITGSEGSATTAFADKIDIAFAAIGQIAGPEQQQDMSMFSPPGLLWLGATLLLLGTVGILVTTRIALAVLVAVGPVFVVMALFPGTRGLFAGWLKGLVLLAIAPLFAVLGGGMMLELAVPVLNALGQTPGQIDPRAAMGFFLIGAVHVALMMLAINTATAMVADWDVFGLAATGAESRTAAAAQSGAAPPAPAASAPPPAPAVSTDRRIAQAIPVPAPANDRFGSAPPAPQARDFRITAHTAHSAGQPAANAGRSRAHGIGSRFRSAPARSTEKLK; encoded by the coding sequence ATGAACGGCTGCGCGACCGAACTGGACAATGTCGGCAACGGCATCGCCGCCGCGCTGCGCGGGGTGGATTGCCTCGCCGCCGACGCGACGCAGGCCGCCTTCGGGCGCCTGTTCGGGGCGGGTGGCGCGCTGGTCCCCGCGCTCACGATCCTGCTCACATTGTTCGTAGCGCTGTTTGCGTTCGGCCTGCTTACGGGACGTAGCCGGATCGGCGTTGCCGCACTGACCCCGCGCATGATGACATTGGGCCTCGTGCTGACCTTCGCGACGAGCTGGGTCGCGTATCAGAGCGTGGTCTGGACCCTCGCCACCGGCGCGGCGGATCAGATCGCCTCGATCATCACCGGGAGCGAGGGCAGCGCCACCACCGCCTTTGCCGACAAGATCGACATCGCCTTTGCCGCGATCGGGCAGATCGCCGGGCCGGAGCAGCAGCAGGACATGAGCATGTTCTCCCCGCCGGGCCTGCTCTGGCTCGGTGCGACGCTTCTGCTCCTCGGCACCGTGGGCATATTGGTGACGACGCGGATCGCACTTGCCGTGCTGGTCGCGGTGGGGCCGGTGTTCGTGGTCATGGCCCTGTTTCCCGGCACGCGCGGCTTGTTCGCGGGCTGGTTGAAGGGGCTGGTCCTGCTGGCCATTGCGCCCTTGTTCGCGGTGCTGGGCGGGGGGATGATGCTGGAACTCGCGGTACCGGTGCTCAACGCGCTGGGCCAGACGCCGGGTCAGATCGACCCACGCGCGGCGATGGGCTTTTTCCTGATCGGGGCGGTGCATGTCGCGCTGATGATGCTGGCGATCAATACCGCGACGGCGATGGTCGCCGACTGGGACGTGTTCGGGCTGGCCGCGACCGGGGCGGAGAGCCGCACTGCCGCCGCGGCGCAATCCGGTGCCGCCCCGCCTGCCCCGGCCGCGTCCGCGCCGCCGCCGGCGCCCGCGGTGAGCACCGACCGCCGCATCGCGCAGGCCATTCCCGTTCCCGCCCCCGCCAATGACCGGTTCGGCAGCGCCCCGCCCGCCCCGCAGGCGCGCGACTTCCGCATCACCGCCCACACCGCGCATTCCGCCGGCCAGCCCGCCGCGAACGCGGGCCGGTCCCGCGCCCATGGCATCGGCAGCCGCTTTCGCAGCGCGCCCGCCCGCTCCACGGAGAAGTTGAAATGA
- a CDS encoding TrbG/VirB9 family P-type conjugative transfer protein, with product MIRPLCTLALVAATMAAPARADDPRLVTRMYDESAVVRIEGRTNVQATVAFADDEKIENVAIGDSASWQVTPNKRANLLFVKPLEPTAATNMTVVTDRRTYYFDLVASPRAKPLYQLRFAYPEEPEEDAPARMAAAPGSVEMQAATDPLAVTDPALLNFAWGRSGDAALLPERAYDDGEVTYLAWPQGRAVPAILVTNADGREGPVNFAVRGENIIIDGVPAQIILRSGDNDAFLVNNGPPRPPRRLSDRALARATDRAIVEQN from the coding sequence ATGATCCGCCCGCTTTGCACGCTCGCCCTTGTCGCCGCGACGATGGCCGCGCCCGCCCGCGCCGACGATCCGCGCCTCGTCACCCGCATGTATGACGAAAGCGCCGTCGTCCGCATCGAAGGCCGCACCAATGTGCAGGCGACCGTCGCCTTTGCCGATGACGAGAAAATCGAGAATGTCGCCATCGGCGATTCCGCAAGCTGGCAGGTCACGCCGAACAAGCGCGCCAATCTGCTGTTCGTCAAACCGCTCGAACCGACGGCGGCGACCAACATGACCGTCGTCACCGATCGCCGCACCTATTACTTCGATCTTGTCGCAAGTCCGCGGGCCAAACCTCTGTATCAATTGCGCTTCGCCTATCCCGAAGAGCCGGAGGAGGACGCCCCCGCCCGCATGGCCGCCGCGCCTGGCTCGGTCGAGATGCAGGCCGCGACCGATCCGCTCGCCGTGACCGATCCGGCCTTGCTGAACTTCGCATGGGGGCGCAGCGGGGATGCCGCGCTGCTGCCCGAACGCGCCTATGACGATGGCGAGGTGACCTATCTCGCCTGGCCGCAGGGGCGCGCGGTGCCCGCCATCCTTGTCACCAATGCCGACGGGCGTGAAGGTCCGGTCAATTTCGCCGTCCGGGGCGAAAACATCATCATCGATGGCGTTCCTGCGCAAATCATCCTGCGTTCCGGCGACAATGATGCCTTTCTCGTCAACAACGGGCCACCGCGCCCGCCGCGCAGGCTCAGCGATCGTGCGCTCGCCCGCGCGACCGACCGCGCAATTGTGGAGCAGAACTGA
- a CDS encoding TrbI/VirB10 family protein — protein sequence MRPAARLPAHPANDVDPRETESAEIIDLASRNSFPAVTQRKGKSDGLGLAAGVAIVGLLGAFTLWGMNSARIEQPAPAPVATPTETAATAPADVPLTVPDAPPAAAPMAMQQADPAPAPVLSAPPQTATGPAANRYSSPTLVFDAGGAPSVPVGAPAPGDNAAAGSSASDFASRIGGVGGGPAQAARMVDPGTTVTQGTLIPAILETAIDTDVPGYVRAVVSQDVKSFDGRRVLVPRSSRLIGQYQSGLQAYQKRAYVIWTRLIRPDGVSVNIGSPATGFDGTTGLRGKVDSHFFKRFGSAMLLSVVGGLSAMGTGGASVVLGGGQSAAAAAVQENGKIGPTVRVRQGEPIRVFTARDLDFSTVTK from the coding sequence ATGCGCCCCGCCGCCCGGCTTCCCGCCCATCCCGCCAATGACGTCGACCCGCGCGAAACCGAAAGCGCGGAAATCATCGACCTCGCCAGCCGCAATTCCTTTCCCGCCGTCACGCAGCGCAAGGGCAAGTCCGACGGGCTCGGCCTGGCCGCGGGCGTCGCCATCGTCGGCCTTCTCGGCGCGTTCACGCTGTGGGGCATGAATAGCGCGCGCATCGAACAGCCCGCCCCTGCGCCGGTCGCCACGCCGACGGAAACCGCTGCGACCGCGCCCGCCGACGTGCCGTTGACCGTGCCGGATGCCCCGCCCGCGGCGGCGCCGATGGCGATGCAGCAAGCCGACCCGGCCCCCGCGCCCGTCCTTTCCGCGCCGCCGCAGACCGCGACCGGCCCCGCCGCCAATCGTTATAGCAGCCCGACGCTGGTCTTCGATGCGGGCGGTGCACCGTCGGTTCCGGTCGGCGCGCCGGCACCGGGCGACAACGCGGCGGCAGGCAGCTCGGCGTCCGATTTCGCAAGCCGCATCGGCGGCGTCGGCGGCGGCCCGGCACAGGCCGCCCGCATGGTCGACCCCGGCACGACAGTGACGCAGGGCACGTTGATCCCCGCGATCCTCGAAACCGCGATCGACACCGACGTGCCCGGATATGTCCGCGCCGTGGTCAGCCAGGATGTGAAAAGCTTCGACGGCCGCCGCGTGCTCGTCCCGCGCAGCAGCAGGCTCATCGGGCAATATCAAAGCGGGCTGCAGGCCTACCAGAAACGCGCCTATGTCATCTGGACCCGGCTGATCCGGCCCGATGGCGTGTCGGTCAATATCGGCTCGCCCGCGACCGGCTTCGATGGCACGACGGGCCTGCGCGGCAAGGTCGACAGCCATTTCTTCAAGCGGTTCGGCTCGGCGATGCTCCTCTCCGTCGTGGGTGGATTGTCGGCGATGGGCACGGGAGGCGCGTCGGTCGTGCTGGGCGGCGGACAGAGCGCGGCGGCGGCGGCCGTGCAGGAAAACGGCAAGATCGGCCCGACCGTGCGCGTCCGGCAGGGCGAACCGATCCGCGTGTTCACCGCGCGCGATCTCGATTTTTCGACCGTGACGAAATGA